A genomic window from Microvirga mediterraneensis includes:
- a CDS encoding Mu transposase C-terminal domain-containing protein: protein MSDEERIYEDEERHRQWAEGCRRETAIRELLKRHEGKRLKSSDVADVAWELGVSRATLYRLVEAYRTAQTVKALEPRSRGRRQGTFVLDKAREALIAKTIREIYLHPSRPTLTYLVEQVHARFAAKGWPAPDRRTVKARVDAIDRRVRALKRRDTQGIKATRPVPGEYVATRPLEIVQIDHTQVDIFLVDEVTRKPIERRPWLTLAIDIFTRMVTGFHLSLDPPSRVSVGLCMLHAVYDKTTWLQERGVDTVWPVAGLPETVHVDNGADFRSRAFVGACRNEGIATVWRPPGTPHYGGHIERLIGTMMGRVHLLPGSTGSNLSQRGEIDPQKVSALTLRELECIIAWEIAGRYHHEIHRALQRPPIAVWRENEASLALRMPLDRMAFWVSFLPDAHRKLRPDGIHLHGIAYWSTVLSADVGRLDQAVLIKYDPRDVSRIFVQRPSGHFVEARTRNLAFPSLTLREWTAAQHRERAAGRAERNTDHLHRTALAQRRIIDEAIQKTAQARQRPMDALNSFGDGIEFGSLKGIDSRQPTALEAAESSQHDRHPSPPDRGCRTGPDQT from the coding sequence GTGAGCGACGAGGAGCGCATCTACGAGGATGAGGAGCGGCATCGGCAATGGGCCGAGGGTTGTCGCCGTGAGACCGCCATCCGTGAATTGCTTAAGCGCCATGAAGGCAAACGCCTCAAGAGCAGTGATGTTGCAGATGTCGCTTGGGAGCTAGGGGTCAGCCGAGCTACTTTGTACCGGCTGGTCGAAGCCTACCGAACCGCCCAAACAGTGAAGGCGCTCGAACCGCGATCGCGTGGGCGGCGACAAGGCACGTTCGTGCTCGATAAAGCGCGCGAGGCGCTCATCGCCAAAACGATCCGGGAGATCTATCTTCATCCCAGCCGCCCGACCCTGACCTACCTCGTCGAGCAGGTTCATGCCCGGTTCGCCGCAAAGGGGTGGCCTGCACCCGACAGACGCACGGTCAAAGCGCGGGTTGATGCCATTGATCGGCGCGTCCGCGCGCTTAAGCGACGCGACACGCAAGGCATCAAGGCAACCCGGCCCGTTCCTGGAGAATACGTCGCCACGCGCCCTCTCGAAATTGTGCAGATCGACCATACGCAGGTTGATATTTTTCTTGTCGACGAAGTCACCCGTAAGCCAATCGAGCGCCGCCCTTGGCTGACGCTTGCAATCGACATCTTCACGCGGATGGTGACGGGCTTTCATCTGTCACTCGACCCACCGTCGCGGGTTTCAGTTGGCCTGTGCATGCTGCACGCGGTCTACGATAAAACAACATGGTTACAGGAGCGAGGGGTCGATACGGTCTGGCCCGTGGCCGGGCTGCCCGAAACCGTGCATGTCGACAATGGTGCAGACTTCCGCTCGCGCGCCTTCGTCGGAGCGTGCCGGAATGAGGGCATCGCAACCGTCTGGCGTCCGCCCGGAACACCTCACTATGGCGGTCACATTGAGCGCCTCATCGGCACCATGATGGGGCGCGTTCACCTCCTGCCGGGTTCGACAGGGAGCAATCTATCCCAGCGCGGTGAAATCGACCCGCAGAAGGTCTCGGCACTGACCCTTCGCGAACTGGAGTGTATCATCGCGTGGGAGATTGCGGGACGCTACCATCATGAGATCCACCGCGCGCTCCAGCGCCCGCCGATCGCGGTCTGGCGTGAGAACGAGGCGAGTCTGGCGCTAAGGATGCCTCTGGACCGCATGGCGTTCTGGGTTTCCTTTTTGCCCGATGCCCACCGCAAGCTTCGGCCCGACGGCATCCACCTGCACGGAATTGCCTACTGGTCGACCGTCCTCTCAGCCGATGTCGGCCGGCTCGATCAGGCAGTCCTTATCAAATACGACCCTCGGGATGTCTCACGGATCTTCGTGCAGCGTCCATCAGGGCATTTTGTCGAAGCTCGGACCCGCAATCTTGCCTTTCCCTCCCTGACGCTGCGGGAATGGACTGCAGCGCAGCATCGCGAGCGAGCGGCAGGGCGGGCCGAGCGCAATACGGACCATTTGCATCGGACGGCCCTCGCTCAGCGGCGCATTATTGACGAGGCTATCCAGAAGACGGCTCAGGCGCGCCAGAGACCTATGGACGCGCTGAACTCTTTCGGGGATGGCATCGAATTCGGCTCGCTCAAGGGTATCGACTCGCGTCAACCTACGGCTCTTGAAGCCGCAGAGAGCAGTCAGCATGATCGACACCCCAGCCCACCTGACCGAGGATGCCGCACAGGTCCTGACCAGACCTGA
- a CDS encoding ABC transporter permease has translation MRVSHILNLGMKELRSLARDPMLLILIVYSFTLAIYTAATAMPETLNKAPVAIVDEDRSPLSARIIGAFYPPSFISPVLITPAEMDARMDAGLDTFALDIPPNFQQDVLAGRRPTIQLNVDATRMSQAFTGSGYIQQIVSGEVNGFVQRYRAAQTLPVDLALRARFNPELNKGWFGAVIQVINQVTMLSIILTGAALIREREHGTIEHLLVMPVTPFEIMTGKVWSMALVVLTACAFSLTFVVQGLLAVPIEGSVALFLAGAALNLFATTSLGIFLGTIARSMPQFGMLLILVMVPLQMLSGGTTPRESMPDLVQTLMLAAPTTHFVTLAQAILYRGAGLDVVWPQFAALAVIAVILFSLSLARFRKSISDMT, from the coding sequence ATGCGCGTGTCCCACATACTGAACCTAGGCATGAAGGAATTGCGCAGCCTCGCCCGAGATCCGATGCTGCTCATCCTTATTGTCTACTCCTTCACCCTCGCGATCTATACGGCCGCGACGGCGATGCCGGAGACCCTCAACAAGGCACCGGTTGCCATTGTCGATGAAGATCGCTCTCCCCTGTCGGCCCGTATCATCGGCGCCTTTTATCCACCTTCTTTCATCTCGCCAGTTCTGATCACGCCCGCCGAGATGGATGCCCGCATGGATGCAGGACTCGACACCTTTGCGCTCGATATCCCGCCCAACTTCCAGCAGGATGTGCTCGCCGGCCGGCGACCAACCATTCAGCTCAACGTTGACGCGACACGCATGAGCCAGGCCTTTACAGGCAGCGGCTACATTCAGCAGATCGTCAGCGGCGAGGTCAACGGGTTCGTCCAACGGTACCGCGCGGCCCAGACCCTGCCGGTGGATCTCGCCTTGCGGGCTCGGTTCAATCCTGAACTGAACAAGGGCTGGTTCGGCGCCGTGATCCAGGTCATCAATCAGGTCACGATGCTGTCCATCATTCTGACTGGCGCCGCTCTGATCCGGGAGCGCGAGCATGGCACCATCGAGCATCTTCTGGTCATGCCAGTCACGCCGTTCGAGATCATGACCGGCAAGGTCTGGTCCATGGCGCTGGTGGTCCTTACGGCCTGCGCATTTTCTTTAACTTTTGTCGTGCAAGGCCTCCTGGCGGTTCCGATTGAGGGCTCTGTGGCGCTGTTCCTCGCCGGTGCGGCTCTGAACCTGTTCGCAACGACCTCCCTGGGCATCTTCTTGGGCACTATAGCCCGTTCCATGCCGCAGTTCGGGATGCTGCTCATCCTGGTCATGGTCCCGCTGCAGATGCTGTCTGGCGGCACGACACCTCGCGAGAGCATGCCGGACCTTGTTCAGACCCTCATGCTTGCGGCCCCGACGACGCACTTCGTCACGCTGGCACAGGCGATCTTATATCGCGGCGCCGGACTTGACGTGGTCTGGCCACAATTCGCGGCGCTCGCAGTCATTGCGGTGATCCTGTTCAGCCTCTCATTGGCAAGGTTCCGGAAGAGCATCAGCGACATGACCTAA
- the rbbA gene encoding ribosome-associated ATPase/putative transporter RbbA, with product MTAPVGNAAAAPVARLRDLSLVYDKTRALDAVTFDIPAGCMVGLIGPDGVGKSSLLSLVAGARALQTGRVEVLGGDMAKAIHRQDVCPRIAYMPQGLGKNLYPTLSVFENLEFFGRLFGQDRAERERRIADLTESTGLAPFVDRPAGKLSGGMKQKLGLCCALIHDPDLLILDEPTTGVDPLSRRQFWELIDRIRAGRPGMSVVVATAYMEEAAGFDWLVAMDEGRALATGTPGDLLERTATTTLEEAFIALMPEEKRRGHKAVEIVPRPEEDEIAIKAKGLTMRFGDFVAVDHVSFEIPRGEIFGFLGSNGCGKTTTMKMLTGLLQPSEGEAWLFGKPVDARNIEARRHVGYMSQAFSLYTELTVRQNLEMHARLFDVPEDLIASRIEAMVSRFGLDDVIDVLPDRLPLGQRQRLSLAVAMIHEPAMLILDEPTSGVDPIARDAFWQIMVNLARQDRVTIFISTHFMNEAERCDRISLMHAGRMLVSDTPARLIQRRGVDTLEEAFIGYLEDAVAEGQTSVSASGQEKPHPVRSAGDPDKIPVGQSRERAKGRFFNPRRMFSYTVLEALELRRDPIRATLALVGSILLMFIMGYGISMDVENLTFAVLDRDQTSVSRDYALNLAGSRFFVEQESIIDYEDLDRRMRAGEITLALEIPPGFGRDVARGRPVQIGAWIDGSMPTRAETVSGYVQGMHAQWLASEREAPSLATIETRFRYNPDVESLQAMVPAVIPLLLLLIPAMLAALSVVREKELGSIVNLYVTPVTKLEFLLGKQLPYIGLALLNFVLMTLLAVTVFGVPLTGSFHTLATGAVLYTFSATAMGLLMSSFMRSQIAAIFGTAIATVIPAAQYSGMIDPVSSLEGAGAFIGNIYPATYFLTISRGVFSKALDFGDLQSSFIPLLIAMPTLIGLSAMLLKKQEI from the coding sequence ATGACGGCTCCGGTGGGAAACGCCGCAGCGGCTCCCGTGGCTCGCCTGAGGGACCTTTCGCTCGTCTATGACAAGACACGAGCCCTCGATGCCGTGACCTTCGATATCCCGGCCGGCTGCATGGTGGGGCTGATCGGTCCCGATGGGGTTGGCAAGTCCAGCCTCCTGTCCCTTGTGGCGGGCGCCCGGGCGCTGCAGACAGGCCGTGTCGAGGTGCTGGGCGGCGACATGGCCAAGGCGATCCACCGCCAGGATGTCTGCCCCCGCATCGCCTACATGCCGCAGGGCCTCGGCAAAAACCTCTATCCGACGCTCTCGGTCTTCGAGAACCTCGAGTTCTTCGGGCGGCTGTTCGGACAGGACCGGGCCGAGCGTGAGCGGCGCATTGCCGATCTGACAGAGAGCACCGGCCTGGCGCCGTTCGTCGACCGGCCTGCCGGTAAACTCTCCGGAGGCATGAAACAGAAACTAGGCCTCTGCTGTGCCCTCATTCATGATCCGGACCTGCTGATCCTCGACGAGCCGACCACGGGGGTGGATCCGCTGTCCCGGCGGCAGTTCTGGGAATTGATCGACCGTATCCGGGCGGGCCGCCCAGGCATGAGCGTGGTCGTAGCCACCGCCTATATGGAGGAGGCGGCGGGTTTCGATTGGCTCGTGGCCATGGACGAGGGGCGCGCGCTGGCCACTGGCACTCCAGGGGATTTGCTGGAACGCACTGCGACCACGACGCTCGAAGAAGCCTTCATCGCCCTCATGCCAGAAGAGAAGCGCCGCGGGCACAAAGCCGTCGAGATCGTACCGCGACCGGAGGAGGACGAGATCGCGATCAAAGCCAAGGGCCTGACCATGCGGTTCGGCGACTTCGTGGCGGTCGACCATGTCAGCTTCGAAATCCCGCGCGGCGAAATCTTCGGCTTTCTCGGTTCGAATGGGTGCGGCAAGACGACCACGATGAAGATGCTGACCGGTCTTCTCCAGCCAAGCGAAGGCGAGGCCTGGCTGTTCGGGAAGCCGGTCGATGCTAGGAACATCGAGGCCCGACGGCACGTCGGCTACATGTCGCAGGCGTTCTCGCTCTACACGGAGCTGACCGTCCGCCAGAATCTGGAAATGCACGCCCGGCTGTTCGATGTGCCCGAGGATCTCATCGCGAGCCGGATCGAGGCGATGGTTAGCCGGTTCGGCTTGGATGACGTCATCGATGTGCTACCGGACCGGCTGCCGCTCGGTCAACGCCAGAGGCTGTCCCTGGCGGTGGCGATGATCCACGAGCCGGCGATGCTGATCCTCGACGAGCCGACCTCCGGTGTCGATCCGATCGCGCGTGATGCTTTCTGGCAGATCATGGTCAATCTGGCCCGTCAGGATAGGGTCACGATCTTCATCTCGACCCACTTCATGAATGAGGCCGAGCGGTGTGATCGGATCTCACTGATGCACGCCGGTCGGATGCTGGTCAGCGACACGCCCGCGCGGCTCATCCAAAGGCGAGGCGTTGACACGCTGGAGGAGGCTTTCATCGGCTATCTGGAGGACGCTGTTGCCGAGGGCCAGACGAGCGTTTCTGCGTCAGGGCAGGAGAAGCCGCACCCGGTCCGATCCGCAGGGGATCCAGACAAGATCCCGGTTGGTCAGTCCAGAGAACGCGCGAAGGGCCGCTTCTTCAACCCACGGCGGATGTTTAGTTATACTGTCCTAGAGGCACTCGAGCTGCGGCGCGATCCGATCCGTGCCACCCTGGCCCTCGTCGGCAGTATTCTGCTGATGTTCATCATGGGCTACGGCATCAGCATGGATGTGGAGAACCTGACGTTCGCGGTTCTGGATCGGGATCAGACCTCAGTGAGCCGGGACTACGCGCTAAATTTGGCAGGCTCCCGCTTCTTTGTTGAACAGGAGTCGATCATCGACTACGAGGATCTCGACCGGCGCATGCGTGCGGGTGAGATCACCTTGGCGCTCGAGATCCCGCCTGGCTTCGGACGCGATGTCGCACGAGGACGGCCGGTTCAGATCGGCGCCTGGATCGACGGCTCCATGCCGACGCGGGCCGAAACCGTCAGCGGCTATGTTCAAGGCATGCACGCACAGTGGCTGGCCTCCGAAAGAGAGGCACCAAGTCTCGCCACCATCGAGACCCGCTTCCGCTATAATCCGGATGTTGAGAGCCTGCAGGCCATGGTGCCGGCCGTCATCCCGCTCCTACTGTTGCTGATCCCGGCCATGCTGGCGGCTCTCAGCGTCGTGCGGGAGAAGGAACTCGGCTCGATTGTCAACCTCTACGTCACGCCGGTCACCAAGCTGGAGTTCCTGCTCGGCAAGCAACTGCCCTACATCGGGCTTGCCCTCCTCAACTTCGTGCTGATGACCCTTCTCGCAGTCACGGTGTTCGGCGTACCGCTCACCGGCAGCTTTCACACGCTTGCCACTGGCGCAGTGCTTTACACCTTCTCGGCGACCGCCATGGGTCTCCTGATGTCATCCTTCATGCGCAGCCAGATCGCGGCCATCTTCGGTACGGCGATTGCGACCGTTATTCCGGCGGCGCAGTATTCCGGCATGATCGATCCGGTCTCGTCGCTGGAAGGAGCGGGAGCGTTTATCGGAAACATCTATCCGGCCACCTACTTTCTGACCATCTCCCGGGGCGTCTTCTCGAAAGCCTTGGACTTTGGCGACCTCCAATCCTCGTTTATCCCACTGCTGATCGCGATGCCGACTCTGATCGGCCTGAGTGCGATGCTCCTGAAGAAGCAGGAGATCTGA
- a CDS encoding HlyD family secretion protein yields the protein MTKSRKWLFRSATLLVAAGLLYWAWKFLQPVALPEGLANGNGRIEAVEIDIATKTAGRIEDVLVNEGDFVTAGQVLAQMDTDVLQAQIKQAEAQKQQAVISIETARHQVIQRQAERQASGSLVAQREAERDAAQKQFARSEELASRGTTSQQVLDTDRSRFESANAAVSAAKAQVAAADAAIATAQAQVVNAQAAVAAAEAMIESIQASIRDSTLRSLRDGRVQFRVAQPGEVLGAGGRVLNMVDLSDVYMTFFLPTEAAGRVRIGTEVRLVLDAVPQYVIPAKATFVADVAQFTPKTVETASERQKLMFRIKAQIPPDLLKKYIRDVKTGLPGVAYVKISPDAEWPANLQNLVP from the coding sequence ATGACGAAATCAAGAAAATGGCTATTCCGCAGCGCCACCCTTCTAGTGGCAGCAGGCCTCCTGTACTGGGCCTGGAAGTTCCTCCAACCAGTGGCATTGCCTGAGGGACTGGCGAATGGCAATGGCCGGATCGAGGCGGTCGAGATTGACATCGCCACCAAGACAGCCGGTCGCATCGAAGACGTCCTGGTCAACGAAGGTGATTTCGTCACCGCAGGCCAGGTGCTCGCCCAGATGGACACCGATGTGCTTCAGGCCCAGATCAAGCAGGCTGAAGCCCAGAAGCAGCAGGCCGTGATCAGCATCGAAACCGCCCGGCACCAGGTGATCCAGCGCCAGGCTGAAAGGCAGGCGTCGGGCTCGCTGGTCGCCCAGCGCGAGGCAGAGAGGGATGCTGCCCAGAAGCAGTTCGCCCGATCAGAGGAACTCGCATCGCGTGGGACGACATCGCAGCAGGTTCTCGACACTGACCGCTCCCGTTTCGAGAGCGCAAACGCGGCCGTGAGCGCGGCAAAAGCCCAGGTCGCCGCCGCTGATGCGGCCATTGCCACAGCGCAGGCCCAGGTTGTCAACGCCCAAGCGGCAGTCGCTGCCGCGGAAGCCATGATCGAGAGCATTCAGGCCAGCATCAGGGACAGCACCCTCCGCTCGCTGCGAGATGGGCGCGTCCAGTTCCGGGTGGCACAGCCGGGAGAGGTGCTGGGCGCTGGTGGCCGGGTCCTGAACATGGTCGATCTCAGCGACGTCTACATGACCTTCTTTCTGCCGACGGAAGCCGCAGGCCGCGTGAGAATCGGGACCGAGGTGCGGCTCGTTCTTGACGCCGTGCCGCAATACGTCATTCCAGCCAAGGCGACGTTTGTGGCCGATGTTGCCCAGTTCACGCCCAAGACGGTCGAGACTGCGAGTGAACGCCAGAAGCTGATGTTCCGGATCAAGGCGCAGATCCCGCCCGACCTGCTGAAAAAGTATATCCGCGACGTGAAGACCGGGTTGCCGGGGGTGGCCTACGTCAAGATCAGCCCGGATGCCGAGTGGCCCGCCAACCTGCAGAACCTGGTGCCATGA